Below is a genomic region from Bacteroidota bacterium.
TAGCATCAAACTCCTGTACAAAGTTTTCTTTATCGGTAAGCGGGGGTAATAAATACCATTTACCGGTTGGGTACTCTTTGCTGTTTTTGATGGTAAACTCAACGTCTTTATCGTTTATTATCACTACCCTATCCACTTGCTTGTTTTTAAGGAGTATAAAAAACTTGTCTACCCCTAACTTTTCAGGAGGTTTTGAACACGAAGTAAAAACCAATAACAAGGTAAAAAGGACAGAAAGGTATTTCATCGGGGGGCGAAGATAGGGTAAAGCCTTGTAGCAGTTTTGACAAAACTATCGACAGGTATAAAACCTATCGCTTTGGAATTATACAGCGCGGCAGGGTTTTAAACCCTGCCGCGCTGAACAACCTTCGCAGAACAGGAATTTATTTCCTGTTCAACTAAACGACAGGTTAAAACCTATCGCTTTTGTAATTACCTCCCCGCGGAGGACTTAAGTCCTCCGCGGGGAGGTAATTGTAATAGAACCGGATTTTAATCCGACTGAAAGCATTTCGCTTATGAGGGGCATCTTTCAGCGTTTTCGAGCTTCCTACAAAACAATCTTCAATATTTCCCCTCAAACCATTATACATTCCTTAAAAACAATAATTTTGTGCGCAATCATTAACAAGTAAAAAACGGCTATGTACGATACCTTAAAACCCATATTGGAGCAAGAACTGCAAAACATTAAAGATAACGGGCTTTATAAAAAAGAGCGCATTATTATTTCGCCACAAGGAGCTGATATTAAGCTAAACACCGGGCAAGAGGTAATAAACTTTTGTGCCAACAACTACTTGGGACTTTCTTCTCATCCAAAGGTAGTTGCTGCTGCTAAGCAGTATATTGATTCGCACGGGTACGGTATGTCGTCGGTACGTTTTATCTGCGGTACACAAGACATTCACAAAGAACTTGAGCAAAAGATTGCTAAGTTTTTGGGTACTGAAGACACCATTTTGTACGTAGCGGCTTTTGATGCCAACGGAGGTGTGTTTGAACCTTTGTTTAATGAGGAAGATGCTATTATCAGCGATGAATTGAACCACGCCAGTATCATTGACGGGGTGCGTTTGTGCAAGGCTCAACGTTTCCGCTACAAAAACAATGATATGGCCGACCTTGAAGCTAAACTGATTGAAGCACAAGGTGCGCGCAACCGTATTATTGTTACTGACGGTGTGTTTAGTATGGACGGTACTATTGCCCAGTTGGATAAAATTTGCGACTTGGCTGATAAATACAAAGCCCTTGTGATGATTGATGAATCACACGCAAGTGGTTTTGTGGGTAAAACCGGTCGCGGTACGCACGAGTACTGCAATGTGATGGGTCGTGTAGATATTATTACCGGAACGCTGGGCAAAGCACTTGGTGGTGCATCAGGCGGTTTCACCTCAGGTAAAAAAGAAATTATTGAGATGTTGCGTCAGCGTTCTCGTCCTTATTTGTTTTCTAACACACTTGCTCCCTCTATTACAGGTGCCAGTATTGCCGTGTTGGATATGTTGAGCGAGACTACTGAGCTACGCGATAAACTGGAAGAAAACACCAAATACTTCCGCGAAGAAATGACCAAAGCAGGGTTTGATATTAAACCCGGCGTGCACCCTATTGTGCCCATCATGCTATACGATGCGGTAGTGGCTCAACAAATGGCCGATAAGTTGCTTGCAGAAGGTATTTATGTGATTGGTTTCTTTTACCCTGTGGTAGCTAAAGGGTTGGCGCGTATCCGTGTGCAAATTTCAGCAGGACACGACCGTCATCACCTTGAGAAAGCCGTAGCTGCCTTTACCAAGGTAGGCCGCGAATTGGGTGTATTGAAGGCAACCGCGTAAGCAAAATATCTCCTTGAAGCCATGGGGTTAAAACCCCATACTGATACAATTACTGTTAGAAAGAAGACTTAAGTCTT
It encodes:
- the kbl gene encoding glycine C-acetyltransferase, giving the protein MYDTLKPILEQELQNIKDNGLYKKERIIISPQGADIKLNTGQEVINFCANNYLGLSSHPKVVAAAKQYIDSHGYGMSSVRFICGTQDIHKELEQKIAKFLGTEDTILYVAAFDANGGVFEPLFNEEDAIISDELNHASIIDGVRLCKAQRFRYKNNDMADLEAKLIEAQGARNRIIVTDGVFSMDGTIAQLDKICDLADKYKALVMIDESHASGFVGKTGRGTHEYCNVMGRVDIITGTLGKALGGASGGFTSGKKEIIEMLRQRSRPYLFSNTLAPSITGASIAVLDMLSETTELRDKLEENTKYFREEMTKAGFDIKPGVHPIVPIMLYDAVVAQQMADKLLAEGIYVIGFFYPVVAKGLARIRVQISAGHDRHHLEKAVAAFTKVGRELGVLKATA